From the genome of Verrucomicrobiota bacterium, one region includes:
- a CDS encoding translation initiation factor: MGKKKERLSVSGEDTFENNPFAALSIEGLKSLPASSPVISNSSSIEKKKSRGRLDVKREKSGRGGKTVTVVYGMQHIELREREHILKQLKTSCGVGGALKGPTMEVQGDNRENVQRILEEAGFKVVLAGG; encoded by the coding sequence ATGGGAAAGAAAAAAGAACGGTTATCAGTCTCAGGCGAAGATACATTCGAAAACAATCCATTTGCTGCTCTTTCGATAGAGGGGCTTAAATCTTTGCCCGCGAGCAGTCCGGTGATTTCGAATTCTTCTTCAATTGAAAAAAAGAAATCTCGGGGTCGATTGGACGTTAAACGCGAGAAATCCGGTCGTGGAGGTAAGACAGTGACCGTAGTTTATGGCATGCAGCATATCGAGCTGCGGGAACGGGAACACATTCTGAAACAATTGAAAACCTCTTGCGGCGTTGGTGGAGCTTTGAAAGGGCCTACGATGGAAGTCCAGGGGGATAATCGTGAAAATGTTCAGCGTATCCTGGAAGAAGCAGGGTTTAAGGTCGTTCTTGCAGGTGGGTAA